In one window of Brassica rapa cultivar Chiifu-401-42 chromosome A07, CAAS_Brap_v3.01, whole genome shotgun sequence DNA:
- the LOC103830073 gene encoding fatty acyl-CoA reductase 6, chloroplastic isoform X2, translating to MAMTTNLLATSKAVKLHGVRFFSSFLSRPNHFLACRLPQSITRRVQTSCCYRETSYKSPEPEPSSVSDGVGIIRFLKGKTYLITGATGFLGKVLIEKLLRASPGIGKIFILIKSKDQESANKRLYDEVLFPVSSLLFLFSFFFSFHQIKFVSICSTQIISSDLFSHLKQMHGRSYEEFMKSKLIPIIGEIGEENLGIGSEVAANISGEIDVVISCAGRTTFDDRYDLAINVNALGPGRLLSFAKDCKKLKLFLHISTAYVTGKKEGTVLETPLCIGKNITSDLNIEHELKLASEAVRKLHGSGEIKKLKELGIQRAQHYGWENTYTFTKAMGETLIQTMREDAPVVIIRPSIIESSYKEPFPGWLQGIRMSDPIILAYGKGQISGLWGDSQSFADIIPVDMVVNATIAAMAKHGCGNSDLKVYNVTSSHANPLRVGELMDLCYQHLYDFPLTVIDLARMKFHSSLESFTSSVFDIIAKQERGTKNEGGEAEESHTTLSFKGRGILNYFVSLARTYEPYTFFQARFDDTNTRSLIQEMSMEERKIFEFDIKSIDWEHYIVNVHLPGLKREICG from the exons aTGGCAATGACAACAAATCTGCTGGCCACAAGCAAGGCCGTCAAGTTGCATGGTGTCcgcttcttctcctctttcctCAGCAGACCGAACCACTTCTTGGCTTGCCGTTTGCCACAGTCGATCACACGTAGAGTCCAAACTTCTTGTTGTTATCGTGAAACATCGTATAAATCGCCTGAGCCAGAACCAAGTAGTGTCAGTGATGGAGTTGGAATCATCCGTTTCTTGAAAGGAAAAACCTATCTTATTACCGGTGCAACGGGTTTTCTTGGTAAAG TGCTGATTGAGAAATTATTGAGGGCAAGTCCTGGTATTGGGAAGATATTCATTCTGATAAAGTCCAAAGATCAAGAATCAGCCAACAAGAGACTCTATGATGAGGTTTTGTTTCCAGTCTCATccttactatttttattttctttctttttttcctttcacCAAATTAAATTTGTATCCATTTGTTCCACGCAGATCATAAGCTCGGATCTGTTCAGTCATTTGAAGCAAATGCATGGGAGATCTTATGAAGAATTTATGAAAAGCAAGTTGATTCCAATAATTGGAGAAATTGGAGAAGAAAATCTGGGGATCGGATCTGAAGTAGCAGCCAATATTAGTGGCGAGATTGATGTCGTTATCAGCTGTGCAGGTCGCACGACATTTGACGACAG ATACGACCTTGCTATAAATGTCAACGCTCTTGGACCTGGTCGGCTCTTGAGCTTTGCCAAAGACTGCAAGAAACTGAAACTCTTTCTCCATATCTCAACTG CTTATGTGACTGGCAAGAAAGAGGGAACAGTACTAGAGACTCCTCTCTGCATTGGAAAAAACATAACTTCTGACTTGAACATCGAACATGAGCTGAAATTAGCTTCAGAAGCTGTGAGAAAGTTGCATGGCAGTGGAgaaatcaagaagctgaaagaactTGGTATCCAAAG aGCTCAGCACTACGGCTGGGAAAACACTTACACGTTCACAAAAGCAATGGGTGAGACATTAATCCAAACCATGCGAGAAGATGCGCCTGTAGTGATCATAAGGCCTAGTATTATAGAAAGTTCTTACAAGGAGCCTTTCCCTGGCTGGCTCCAAGGAATAAG GATGAGTGATCCAATAATCTTGGCCTATGGCAAAGGCCAGATCTCTGGCCTCTGGGGAGATTCTCAATCTTTCGCGGACATTATACCTGTTGATATGGTTGTGAACGCAACAATAGCAGCAATGGCAAAGCATGGTTGTGGAAACTCCGATCTCAAAGTTTACAACGTCACTTCTTCTCATGCGAATCCCCTACGAGTTGGCGAGTTGATGGACCTCTGTTATCAACATCTGTATGACTTTCCATTGACAGTGATAGACTTAGCGCGAATGAAATTCCACAGTTCCTTAGAGAGCTTCACCTCCTCTGTATTCGACATAATAGCAAAACAGGAAAGAGGAACTAAGAATGAAGGTGGAGAAGCAGAAGAGTCACATACCACATTGAGCTTCAAGGGAAGAGGGATACTAAACTATTTTGTGTCCCTAGCAAGAACATATGAGCCTTACACATTTTTTCAAGCTCG GTTTGATGACACCAATACAAGGAGTCTTATTCAGGAGATGTCAAtggaagagagaaaaatatttGAGTTCGATATCAAAAGCATTGATTGGGAGCATTACATTGTGAACGTTCATCTTCCAGGTCTCAAAAGAGAAATCT GTGGATAA
- the LOC103830073 gene encoding fatty acyl-CoA reductase 6, chloroplastic isoform X1 — protein sequence MAMTTNLLATSKAVKLHGVRFFSSFLSRPNHFLACRLPQSITRRVQTSCCYRETSYKSPEPEPSSVSDGVGIIRFLKGKTYLITGATGFLGKVLIEKLLRASPGIGKIFILIKSKDQESANKRLYDEVLFPVSSLLFLFSFFFSFHQIKFVSICSTQIISSDLFSHLKQMHGRSYEEFMKSKLIPIIGEIGEENLGIGSEVAANISGEIDVVISCAGRTTFDDRYDLAINVNALGPGRLLSFAKDCKKLKLFLHISTAYVTGKKEGTVLETPLCIGKNITSDLNIEHELKLASEAVRKLHGSGEIKKLKELGIQRAQHYGWENTYTFTKAMGETLIQTMREDAPVVIIRPSIIESSYKEPFPGWLQGIRMSDPIILAYGKGQISGLWGDSQSFADIIPVDMVVNATIAAMAKHGCGNSDLKVYNVTSSHANPLRVGELMDLCYQHLYDFPLTVIDLARMKFHSSLESFTSSVFDIIAKQERGTKNEGGEAEESHTTLSFKGRGILNYFVSLARTYEPYTFFQARFDDTNTRSLIQEMSMEERKIFEFDIKSIDWEHYIVNVHLPGLKREICKENSS from the exons aTGGCAATGACAACAAATCTGCTGGCCACAAGCAAGGCCGTCAAGTTGCATGGTGTCcgcttcttctcctctttcctCAGCAGACCGAACCACTTCTTGGCTTGCCGTTTGCCACAGTCGATCACACGTAGAGTCCAAACTTCTTGTTGTTATCGTGAAACATCGTATAAATCGCCTGAGCCAGAACCAAGTAGTGTCAGTGATGGAGTTGGAATCATCCGTTTCTTGAAAGGAAAAACCTATCTTATTACCGGTGCAACGGGTTTTCTTGGTAAAG TGCTGATTGAGAAATTATTGAGGGCAAGTCCTGGTATTGGGAAGATATTCATTCTGATAAAGTCCAAAGATCAAGAATCAGCCAACAAGAGACTCTATGATGAGGTTTTGTTTCCAGTCTCATccttactatttttattttctttctttttttcctttcacCAAATTAAATTTGTATCCATTTGTTCCACGCAGATCATAAGCTCGGATCTGTTCAGTCATTTGAAGCAAATGCATGGGAGATCTTATGAAGAATTTATGAAAAGCAAGTTGATTCCAATAATTGGAGAAATTGGAGAAGAAAATCTGGGGATCGGATCTGAAGTAGCAGCCAATATTAGTGGCGAGATTGATGTCGTTATCAGCTGTGCAGGTCGCACGACATTTGACGACAG ATACGACCTTGCTATAAATGTCAACGCTCTTGGACCTGGTCGGCTCTTGAGCTTTGCCAAAGACTGCAAGAAACTGAAACTCTTTCTCCATATCTCAACTG CTTATGTGACTGGCAAGAAAGAGGGAACAGTACTAGAGACTCCTCTCTGCATTGGAAAAAACATAACTTCTGACTTGAACATCGAACATGAGCTGAAATTAGCTTCAGAAGCTGTGAGAAAGTTGCATGGCAGTGGAgaaatcaagaagctgaaagaactTGGTATCCAAAG aGCTCAGCACTACGGCTGGGAAAACACTTACACGTTCACAAAAGCAATGGGTGAGACATTAATCCAAACCATGCGAGAAGATGCGCCTGTAGTGATCATAAGGCCTAGTATTATAGAAAGTTCTTACAAGGAGCCTTTCCCTGGCTGGCTCCAAGGAATAAG GATGAGTGATCCAATAATCTTGGCCTATGGCAAAGGCCAGATCTCTGGCCTCTGGGGAGATTCTCAATCTTTCGCGGACATTATACCTGTTGATATGGTTGTGAACGCAACAATAGCAGCAATGGCAAAGCATGGTTGTGGAAACTCCGATCTCAAAGTTTACAACGTCACTTCTTCTCATGCGAATCCCCTACGAGTTGGCGAGTTGATGGACCTCTGTTATCAACATCTGTATGACTTTCCATTGACAGTGATAGACTTAGCGCGAATGAAATTCCACAGTTCCTTAGAGAGCTTCACCTCCTCTGTATTCGACATAATAGCAAAACAGGAAAGAGGAACTAAGAATGAAGGTGGAGAAGCAGAAGAGTCACATACCACATTGAGCTTCAAGGGAAGAGGGATACTAAACTATTTTGTGTCCCTAGCAAGAACATATGAGCCTTACACATTTTTTCAAGCTCG GTTTGATGACACCAATACAAGGAGTCTTATTCAGGAGATGTCAAtggaagagagaaaaatatttGAGTTCGATATCAAAAGCATTGATTGGGAGCATTACATTGTGAACGTTCATCTTCCAGGTCTCAAAAGAGAAATCTGTAAGGAAAACTCAAGTTGA
- the LOC103830073 gene encoding fatty acyl-CoA reductase 6, chloroplastic isoform X3: protein MAMTTNLLATSKAVKLHGVRFFSSFLSRPNHFLACRLPQSITRRVQTSCCYRETSYKSPEPEPSSVSDGVGIIRFLKGKTYLITGATGFLGKVLIEKLLRASPGIGKIFILIKSKDQESANKRLYDEIISSDLFSHLKQMHGRSYEEFMKSKLIPIIGEIGEENLGIGSEVAANISGEIDVVISCAGRTTFDDRYDLAINVNALGPGRLLSFAKDCKKLKLFLHISTAYVTGKKEGTVLETPLCIGKNITSDLNIEHELKLASEAVRKLHGSGEIKKLKELGIQRAQHYGWENTYTFTKAMGETLIQTMREDAPVVIIRPSIIESSYKEPFPGWLQGIRMSDPIILAYGKGQISGLWGDSQSFADIIPVDMVVNATIAAMAKHGCGNSDLKVYNVTSSHANPLRVGELMDLCYQHLYDFPLTVIDLARMKFHSSLESFTSSVFDIIAKQERGTKNEGGEAEESHTTLSFKGRGILNYFVSLARTYEPYTFFQARFDDTNTRSLIQEMSMEERKIFEFDIKSIDWEHYIVNVHLPGLKREICKENSS, encoded by the exons aTGGCAATGACAACAAATCTGCTGGCCACAAGCAAGGCCGTCAAGTTGCATGGTGTCcgcttcttctcctctttcctCAGCAGACCGAACCACTTCTTGGCTTGCCGTTTGCCACAGTCGATCACACGTAGAGTCCAAACTTCTTGTTGTTATCGTGAAACATCGTATAAATCGCCTGAGCCAGAACCAAGTAGTGTCAGTGATGGAGTTGGAATCATCCGTTTCTTGAAAGGAAAAACCTATCTTATTACCGGTGCAACGGGTTTTCTTGGTAAAG TGCTGATTGAGAAATTATTGAGGGCAAGTCCTGGTATTGGGAAGATATTCATTCTGATAAAGTCCAAAGATCAAGAATCAGCCAACAAGAGACTCTATGATGAG ATCATAAGCTCGGATCTGTTCAGTCATTTGAAGCAAATGCATGGGAGATCTTATGAAGAATTTATGAAAAGCAAGTTGATTCCAATAATTGGAGAAATTGGAGAAGAAAATCTGGGGATCGGATCTGAAGTAGCAGCCAATATTAGTGGCGAGATTGATGTCGTTATCAGCTGTGCAGGTCGCACGACATTTGACGACAG ATACGACCTTGCTATAAATGTCAACGCTCTTGGACCTGGTCGGCTCTTGAGCTTTGCCAAAGACTGCAAGAAACTGAAACTCTTTCTCCATATCTCAACTG CTTATGTGACTGGCAAGAAAGAGGGAACAGTACTAGAGACTCCTCTCTGCATTGGAAAAAACATAACTTCTGACTTGAACATCGAACATGAGCTGAAATTAGCTTCAGAAGCTGTGAGAAAGTTGCATGGCAGTGGAgaaatcaagaagctgaaagaactTGGTATCCAAAG aGCTCAGCACTACGGCTGGGAAAACACTTACACGTTCACAAAAGCAATGGGTGAGACATTAATCCAAACCATGCGAGAAGATGCGCCTGTAGTGATCATAAGGCCTAGTATTATAGAAAGTTCTTACAAGGAGCCTTTCCCTGGCTGGCTCCAAGGAATAAG GATGAGTGATCCAATAATCTTGGCCTATGGCAAAGGCCAGATCTCTGGCCTCTGGGGAGATTCTCAATCTTTCGCGGACATTATACCTGTTGATATGGTTGTGAACGCAACAATAGCAGCAATGGCAAAGCATGGTTGTGGAAACTCCGATCTCAAAGTTTACAACGTCACTTCTTCTCATGCGAATCCCCTACGAGTTGGCGAGTTGATGGACCTCTGTTATCAACATCTGTATGACTTTCCATTGACAGTGATAGACTTAGCGCGAATGAAATTCCACAGTTCCTTAGAGAGCTTCACCTCCTCTGTATTCGACATAATAGCAAAACAGGAAAGAGGAACTAAGAATGAAGGTGGAGAAGCAGAAGAGTCACATACCACATTGAGCTTCAAGGGAAGAGGGATACTAAACTATTTTGTGTCCCTAGCAAGAACATATGAGCCTTACACATTTTTTCAAGCTCG GTTTGATGACACCAATACAAGGAGTCTTATTCAGGAGATGTCAAtggaagagagaaaaatatttGAGTTCGATATCAAAAGCATTGATTGGGAGCATTACATTGTGAACGTTCATCTTCCAGGTCTCAAAAGAGAAATCTGTAAGGAAAACTCAAGTTGA
- the LOC103830076 gene encoding magnesium-protoporphyrin IX monomethyl ester [oxidative] cyclase, chloroplastic yields the protein MAAEMALVKPISKFASPRLSNPSKYLSGQRFSTVIRMSATSSPPPPATATAKSKKGTKKEIQESLLTPRFYTTDFEEMEQLFNTEINKNLNEEEFIALLQEFKTDYNQTHFVRNKEFKEAADKLQGPLRQIFVEFLERSCTAEFSGFLLYKELGRRLKKTNPVVAEIFSLMSRDEARHAGFLNKGLSDFNLALDLGFLTKARKYTFFKPKFIFYATYLSEKIGYWRYITIYRHLKQNPEFQCYPIFKYFENWCQDENRHGDFFSALMKAQPQFLNDWQAKLWSRFFCLSVYVTMYLNDCQRTDFYEGIGLNTKEFDMHVIIETNRTTARIFPAVLDVENPEFKRKLDRMVVIYEKLMAVGKTDDPSFVKNLKKVPLIAGLVSEILAAYLMPPVESGSVDFAEFEPNLVY from the exons ATGGCTGCTGAAATGGCGTTAGTGAAACCCATCTCCAAGTTTGCATCTCCAAGACTCTCCAACCCGAGCAAATACCTCTCTGGCCAACGTTTCTCCACCGTGATCAGAATGTCAGCCACCTCCTCGCCGCCTCCTCCGGCTACTGCCACCGCGAAGTCCAAGAAGGGCACGAAGAAAGAGATTCAGGAGTCTCTTCTGACTCCGAGGTTCTACACGACGGACTTCGAGGAGATGGAACAGCTTTTCAACACGGAGATCAACAAGAACCTTAACGAGGAAGAGTTCATTGCTCTGCTTCAAGAGTTCAAGACTGATTACAATCAGACACATTTCGTTAGGAACAAGGAGTTTAAAGAAGCTGCTGACAAGTTGCAGGGGCCTCTCAGACAGATCTTTGTTGAGTTTCTTGAGCGGTCTTGTACTGCTGAGTTCTCTGGGTTCCTTCTCTACAAGGAGCTTGGTAGAAGGCTCAAG AAAACAAACCCTGTTGTTGCTGAGATCTTCTCTCTTATGTCCAGAGATGAAGCAAGACATGCCGG GTTCTTGAACAAGGGTTTGTCTGATTTCAACTTGGCTCTTGACTTGGGTTTCCTGACAAAGGCAAGGAAGTACACTTTCTTCAAACCCAAGTTCATCTTCTACGCCACTTACTTATCCGAGAAAATTGGGTACTGGAGATACATCACAATCTACAGACACCTCAAGCAGAACCCTGAGTTCCAGTGTTACCCTATCTTTAAGTACTTTGAGAACTGGTGCCAAGACGAGAACCGTCATGGAGATTTCTTCTCTGCTTTGATGAAAGCTCAGCCTCAGTTCCTCAATGACTGGCAAGCCAAGCTCTGGTCTCGTTTCTTCTGCCTCTCG gtttaTGTGACAATGTACCTCAATGATTGTCAAAGAACTGATTTCTACGAGGGTATTGGGTTAAACACTAAGGAGTTCGATATGCACGTCATCATTGAG ACAAACCGAACCACGGCAAGAATCTTTCCGGCTGTGCTGGATGTTGAGAACCCTGAGTTCAAGAGGAAACTGGATAGAATGGTTGTGATCTATGAGAAGCTGATGGCTGTAGGAAAAACAGATGATCCTTCCTTTGTCAAGAACCTCAAGAAGGTTCCTCTCATTGCTGGTTTAGTCTCTGAGATCTTGGCTGCTTATCTCATGCCTCCTGTTGAGTCTGGCTCTGTTGACTTCGCTGAGTTTGAGCCTAATCTTGTCTATTAG
- the LOC103830075 gene encoding probable aquaporin SIP2-1, with protein sequence MGRISLVVSDLVLSFMWIWAGVLVNVLVHGVLGFSRKDTTGDIVRYLFSVISMFVFAFLQKLTKGGLYNPLTALASGVSGGFSSFIFSVVVRIPVEVLGSILAVKHIIHVFPEIGKGPKLNVAIHHGALTEGILTFFIVMLSLGLTRKIPGSFFMKTWIGSIAKLTLHVLGADLTGGCMNPAAVMGWAYARGEHITQEHLLVYWLGPVKATLLAVWFFNVVFKPLTEEQQEKPKAKSE encoded by the exons ATGGGTCGAATCAGTTTAGTGGTTTCTGATCTTGTTCTGTCGTTCATGTGGATATGGGCAGGAGTTCTAGTCAACGTCTTAGTCCACGGAGTACTCGGGTTCAGCCGGAAAGATACAACCGGAGATATCGTCCGTTATCTCTTCTCCGTCATCTCCATGTTCGTCTTCGCTTTCCTTCAGAAACTCACCAAAGGTGGACTTTACAACCCTTTGACCGCTTTGGCTTCTGGTGTCTCCGGTGGCTTCAGCAGCTTCATCTTCTCCGTCGTGGTTCGCATCCCCGTCGAG GTGTTAGGATCAATCCTTGCGGTTAAACATATCATTCACGTTTTCCCTGAGATAGGAAAAGGACCAAAACTAAACGTAGCAATACATCACGGCGCTTTAACGGAAGGGATACTAACCTTTTTCATAGTAATGCTCTCATTGGGACTTACAAGAAAGATCCCAGGAAGTTTCTTCATGAAGACTTGGATTGGTAGTATTGCTAAGTTGACTCTCCATGTTCTTGGAGCTGATTTAACCGGTGGATGCATGAACCCAGCAGCT GTGATGGGATGGGCTTATGCACGCGGTGAACATATAACACAAGAGCATTTACTTGTGTATTGGCTTGGACCTGTCAAGGCTACCTTGCTCGCTGTTTGGTTCTTCAATGTTGTGTTCAAGCCTCTGACCGAAGAACAACAAGAGAAACCTAAAGCTAAATCTGAATGA
- the LOC117126850 gene encoding phosphatidylinositol 4-phosphate 5-kinase 4-like, whose product MSKEQGCVLKAWEVTVRKTQQAKKRANNIFGTVSVAPQTDDEATATEENDDETSTNRSSIGELYNAERVLPSGDYYTGQWYDSFPHGHGKYLWTDGCMYIGEWYNGKTMGKGKFGWPSGATYEGEFKSGYMDGIGTYTGPSGDTYRGQWVMNLKHGHGIKSYANGDVYDGEWRRGLQESQGKYRWRDESYYIGEWKNGMICGKGTFIWTDGCRYDGFWDDSFPSGNGTFKWDDGSFYVGHWSQDPEEMNGTYYPSGNEENLEWDPKDVFNNLSEYKICSGERVPVLPSQKKLSVWNSSKRVEKPRRISVDGRVSVGLDRAFEKMNMWGSESGEGAADIDSTTRRDLDAEIMRLEAEGFIQSLKPSPVPMRLPRAGKKQGETISKGHRNYELMLNLQLGIRHAVGKQAAVVSLDLKHSAFDPKEKVWTRFPPEGTKYTPPHQSSEFKWKDYCPLVFRSLRKLFKVDPADYMLSICGNDALRELSSPGKSGSFFYLTNDDRYMIKTMKKSETKVLLRMLAAYYNHVRAFENTLVIRFYGLHCGNDPRDNMP is encoded by the exons atgagcAAGGAACAAGGCTGTGTTCTAAAAGCTTGGGAGGTGACGGTGAGAAAGACCCAACAAGCCAAGAAACGAGCAAACAACATTTTTGGAACCGTATCTGTAGCTCCACAAACAGATGATGAAGCTACTGCGACCGAGGAGAATGATGATGAGACCAGCACTAACAGAAGCAGCATAGGAGAACTCTACAATGCCGAGAGAGTACTTCCTAGTGGAGACTACTACACAGGTCAATGGTACGATAGTTTCCCCCACGGACACGGTAAGTATCTATGGACAGATGGTTGTATGTACATTGGTGAATGGTACAACGGGAAGACTATGGGGAAAGGGAAGTTTGGTTGGCCTTCTGGTGCAACGTATGAAGGTGAGTTCAAAAGTGGATACATGGATGGGATTGGCACGTACACAGGTCCTAGTGGAGATACTTATAGAGGTCAATGGGTGATGAACCTGAAACATGGACATGGGATCAAGAGTTACGCAAACGGAGATGTCTATGATGGTGAATGGAGGAGAGGTTTGCAAGAATCTCAAGGGAAGTATCGTTGGAGAGATGAGAGTTATTACATTGGGGAGTGGAAGAACGGTATGATCTGTGGCAAAGGTACTTTTATTTGGACAGATGGTTGTAGATACGATGGGTTTTGGGATGATAGTTTCCCTAGTGGAAACGGGACGTTCAAGTGGGACGATGGGAGCTTCTACGTTGGTCATTGGTCTCAAGATCCTGAAGAAATGAATGGTACTTATTATCCATCGGGGAATGAAGAGAATCTTGAATGGGATCCTAAAGATGTGTTTAACAATCTGAGTGAGTACAAGATTTGTAGTGGAGAGAGAGTTCCTGTGTTGCCTTCACAGAAGAAGCTCTCTGTGTGGAACTCTTCCAAGCGTGTAGAGAAGCCGAGGAGGATCTCTGTTGATGGGAGGGTGAGTGTTGGTTTAGATAGAGCGTTTGAGAAGATGAATATGTGGGGAAGTGAAAGTGGTGAAGGCGCTGCTGATATTGATTCCACCACAAGGAGAGACTTGGATGCTGAGATAATGAGACTTGAGGCTGAAGGATTCATTCAGAGCTTGAAACCTAGCCCTGTGCCTATGAGATTGCCAAGGGCAGGGAAGAAGCAAGGGGAGACAATATCGAAAGGACACCGGAACTACGAACTTATGCTCAATCTACAGCTTGGAATCAG ACATGCTGTTGGAAAACAAGCTGCTGTTGTGTCTCTTGATCTTAAGCATTCAGCTTTTGATCCAAAGGAGAAAGTATGGACAAGATTTCCACCAGAAGGAACCAAATACACACCTCCTCACCAGTCTAGTGAATTCAAATGGAAAGACTATTGCCCATTAGTTTTTAG GAGCTTGAGGAAGCTATTCAAAGTAGACCCAGCTGATTACATGTTATCAATATGCGGTAATGATGCACTTAGGGAGCTATCGTCCCCTGGCAAAAGTGGAAGCTTTTTCTACCTAACAAACGATGATCGTTACATGATTAAAACAATGAAGAAGTCTGAAACTAAA GTGCTTCTAAGAATGCTTGCAGCGTATTACAACCATGTTAGAGCATTTGAGAACACTTTGGTGATTAGATTCTACGGTCTCCACTGCGGTAATGATCCGAGAGATAATATGCCCTGA
- the LOC103830078 gene encoding phosphatidylinositol 4-phosphate 5-kinase 4, with protein MGNLFCSEYSVHRRFDLKGSSLGRTTDKPESEIISNTILKDLDLNFIFRLQKAWYQEFIRQVDKDCEFLEQERIMDYSLLVGIHFREASVAGELIPSGARTPIGEFEDESAPRLSRADVDQLLSDPTRWASIRLGGNMPARAERTMRRSDCELVGEPTGEYYEVVMIFGIIDILQDYDISKKLEHAYKSIQYDPTSISAVDPRLYSRRFRDFIFKVITEDD; from the exons ATGGGAAACCTATTCTGTTCTGAGTACTCTGTCCACAGACGCTTTGATCTGAAAGGATCTTCCCTTGGACGTACAACTGATAAGCCTGAATCAGAAATCATCTCAAACACAATCTTGAAAGATCTTGATCTGAACTTCATTTTCAGACTACAGAAAGCTTGGTACCAAGAGTTCATCAG ACAAGTCGATAAAGACTGCGAGTTTCTAGAACAGGAGAGAATCATGGACTACAGTCTTCTTGTTGGGATACATTTCAGAGAAGCATCAGTGGCTGGAGAGTTGATACCTTCTGGAGCACGCACGCCTATTG GTGAGTTTGAAGATGAATCAGCTCCTCGTCTCTCCAGAGCAGACGTGGATCAGCTTCTATCTGATCCCACAAG GTGGGCTAGTATCAGACTTGGAGGAAACATGCCGGCTCGAGCAGAGAGAACAATGAGAAGGAGCGACTGTGAACTAGTTGGGGAACCAACAGGAGAGTACTACGAGGTTGTCATGATCTTCGGGATCATAGATATTCTTCAAGATTACGACATCAGCAAGAAACTTGAACACGCTTACAAGAGCATCCAGTACGATCCTACCTCAATCTCAGCTGTTGATCCGAGGCTATACTCTAGACGTTTCCGTGATTTCATCTTCAAGGTCATCACTGAGGATGATTGA